The DNA window TTCGATCGCAGTCGCTTGTCGGCTTCGACCCGTATCCGCTGCAGCCAACCGTTAGAAAGACCACCGCGAGGCAAAGTCGCTTCCGCATCGGGAGACGTCCCACGCGAGGCTACCCGGCCACGAAGGGCGTCCCGCGGCCAGTCTCGCAGTATTGTTTCAAGCTGTTCAGGTAATAACCCCAGTTGAAATTATAGATTCCGTACTCCACGTCCGACAGCTCGTTCGCATATTCCTGGCTGAATGTCAGACGCACTCGCCCGTCGTTATCTTCGAGGAAGAATGCGAACGTGTTGTCCAGCCAGGGAACGTGGCCAGCGACGCACTTCCATGCGACGCTCGAGTTGTCTTTCATTTGGGTGACTTCCATGACGGGATGAAAGTCGCCGGTGAAAGTGAAATGGACCCTGCCCCCGACATGCTCTGATGCATCGACTCGGGTCGACCACCACGATGAGAGTCCTTGACCGGTCGTTATTGCCGAGAACACTGCGTTCCGGGGCGCATCGATGCTGACGACATGAATGATTCTCTTCATCGAGTCATCGTCCTTTCTGCCGGCCATCACCGGCGGCGAAATGGCCAGCCCGCGTCAGCCCGCAGGAGGCTTTACGGCGCCGATCTGCGCCAACATGCCCACGAAATCCGCTTCCGACCAGACCTCGGTGATCTGGTCTCCTTTGACCCGATAGGCGTGGAGCTCCGTCCACGTGACCCTTTTCCCCGTAGGAGGCGTTCCCAGGAGCTCGCCTTTGTGGGTGGCTACGGCATTGGCACGTTCGATGACGATGTCTCCCTCGGTGAGCAAGAACTCCCCGGTGACGTGGACATCCGGAAAAGCGCTGCACACGAGTCTTCCGTTCTTTCGCATCCCCTCACGCCCCTGGGGCAAGCCGGGGAGGGGGATGTGCACCGCACAATCGTTCGCCACGAGCTCGTCGACGACGTCCGGGTTTTGGTTGTTCTTGTACTCTTCGACGAACCGACGCACCACGCTGACCTTGCGCTCGCGAAGATAGACTGCGAACGCCTCCCAGTAAGCCTGCCAGCCATGAACCACGTCGTCTAGCCGTGCGGTTGGGACGCCTTTTTCGAGGACCTTGACGTGCGTTCGGTGGCCGTCCCCGATAGGTAGCAGCTCGTACGATACCTTCGCGTGATGCTCTTCGGGCCAATCGGCGGCGCGAAGCGCCTGGACGATCCGTCTGTTCGGCTCCAATTCCTCGAACACACCACTCACACCACCGCCGAAATAGGAGAAGCGGCCTCCGACTCGGTTCTCGATTACGGACTCCGCATTCGTGAGCTCGCTGTGCTTATCCGAGCTCATGAGAATGTCGAATACTTCTTCCGGTGGAGCTCCGAGGGTAGCCGCGACCGATAGCATCGTCGTGTCCATGCGTTTCCCCTTTCTTCTCTAGGCGAGCTTGGCGTTCAGATTGTGTGAGCCGACCATCTTGTGGATCTCGAACATGCTGACATTGCCGTAATGCTCCACGATCTTCCCGTTCTTGACTCTCCAGAAATGCGTCTCGGACCAGGTGACGGGTTTGCCTGAAGCGGGCACACCCATGTAAGGGCCCTGGTGGGTTCCGGCGTCCACCTCCACGGCAATGGCCACCCAGTCTCCTTCCGCGATCTCCGCGATGATGCGTGGTGTGAGGTCGGGGAAAGCCCGGCGAGCAGCATCCACCGACGCAAGCAGGCCCGTTCGGTCCGGGGTCTTCATGATGGGCATGTG is part of the Vicinamibacteria bacterium genome and encodes:
- a CDS encoding SRPBCC domain-containing protein is translated as MKRIIHVVSIDAPRNAVFSAITTGQGLSSWWSTRVDASEHVGGRVHFTFTGDFHPVMEVTQMKDNSSVAWKCVAGHVPWLDNTFAFFLEDNDGRVRLTFSQEYANELSDVEYGIYNFNWGYYLNSLKQYCETGRGTPFVAG
- a CDS encoding ester cyclase → MDTTMLSVAATLGAPPEEVFDILMSSDKHSELTNAESVIENRVGGRFSYFGGGVSGVFEELEPNRRIVQALRAADWPEEHHAKVSYELLPIGDGHRTHVKVLEKGVPTARLDDVVHGWQAYWEAFAVYLRERKVSVVRRFVEEYKNNQNPDVVDELVANDCAVHIPLPGLPQGREGMRKNGRLVCSAFPDVHVTGEFLLTEGDIVIERANAVATHKGELLGTPPTGKRVTWTELHAYRVKGDQITEVWSEADFVGMLAQIGAVKPPAG